One genomic segment of Tubulanus polymorphus chromosome 4, tnTubPoly1.2, whole genome shotgun sequence includes these proteins:
- the LOC141904097 gene encoding uncharacterized protein LOC141904097 isoform X5, translated as MTEDKSTEVISAPAPTEIQSPVFNEALKPEADELTPAEEASPISMVTPAKLEALTEEKPTEVISAPEPKQIQSPVADEVIKPEAEEPSPEQVLSPISEVTPSVPEVLTEGKPTEVISAPEPKEIQSPVSDEVLESEAEEPSPEEVLSPLSEATPSVTAVLTEGKPTEVISAPEPKEIQSAVSKDVSKPEAGELTPGEEALPIIEVTSGEPEALTEKKPTEVISAPDPKEIQSPVSDEVLEPQAEELSPEQVPSPLSEVTPSEPEVLIKDKPTQGIAIPEPKEIESPVSEDISKTKDEEPSPEENMSQLSEVTPGEPEALTQDKLTEVISAPEPEEIQFLVSDEVLEPEAEELSPEQVPSPKSEVTPIEPEVLTEDKPTEVISAPEPEEIESPVSAEDVSKPEADKLTPAEGPSPLSEVTPSEPEDLSEDKPTEVISAPEPKQIQSSVSDELLEPEAEERSPEQVLSPLSQVTPSVPEALTEDKPTEVISAPAPKWIQSVVSEDVLKQLADELTPGEEASPITEVTPGEPEALTEEKPTEVISAPDPKEIQSPVSDEVLEPEAEEPSPEEDTFQLSEVTPGEHEALTEDKPTEVISAPEPKEIQSLVSEEVLEPEAEELSPEQVPSPISEVTPIKPEVLTEDKPTEVISAPEPEEIESPVSAEVVSKPEADELTPAKVLSPLTEVTPSEPEALTEDKPTEVISAPEPKEIQSPISEDISETEAHEPPPEEDMSQLSEVTPGEPEALTEDNRTEVISTPDPKEIQSPVSDEVLEPEAEEPSPEQVPSPLSEFTHSEPEVLIEDKQTQVIAIPEPKEIETPISEDVSKTEAEEPSPEEDTFQLSEVTPGEHDALTEDKPTEVISAPEPKEIPSLVSDEVLEPEAEEPSPEQVPSPLSEFTHSEPEEAKEPSPEEDTFQLSEVTPGEHEALTEDKPTEVISAPEPEEIESPVSAEDVSKPEADELTPAKVLSPLSEVTRSEPEALTEDKPTEVISAPEPKEIKSPISEDISETEAHEPSPEEDMSQLSEVTPGEPEALTEENRTEVISAPDPKEIQSPVSDVVLEPEAEEPSPEQVPSPLSVFTHSEPEVLIEDKQKQVIAIPEPKEIETPISEDVSKTEAEEPSPEEDTFQLSEVTPGEHDALTEDKPTEVISAPEPKEIQSLVSDEVLEPEAEEPSPEQVPSPLSEFTHSEPEEAKEPSPEEDTFQLSEVTPGEHDALTEDKPTEVISAPEPKDIQSLVSDEVLEPEAEEPSPEKVPSPISEVTPIEPEVLTEDKPTEFISAPEPEEIESPVSAEDVSKPEADELTPAEVPSPLSEVTPSKHEALTEDKPTEVISAPEPKQIQSPVADEVLEPGAEEPSPDEVLSPLSEGTPSVPEDLTEGKPAEVILAPEPKEIQSPVSDEVLKPEAEEPSPEQVPSPISEVTPSEPEVLIEDKPTQVIVIIPEPKVIESPISEEISETEAHGPSPEEDKSQLSEVTPGEPEALTEDKPTEVISAPEPTRIQSPMSNEVLEPEAEEPSPEEVLSPLSEGTPSIPEVLTEDKPTEVISAPEPKEIQSLLSDEILQSEVEEPSFEQVPSPISEVTPGEPKALTEDKPTEVISAPEPKEIQSAVSEDVSKPEADELTPGEEASPIIKVIPGEPEALTEEKPTDFLSAPDPKEIQSPISEDLSITEADALTPAEIPSPLSKVTPREPEALSEDEPTEVLSAPELKQIQSPFSDEVLEPEAEEPSPEHVSSPISEVTPSELEVLTEDKPIAVVSAPEPEEIESRVSAEDVSKQEADELTPAKVLSPLSEVTPSEPEALTEDEPSEVISAPEPKQIQSLVSDEELKPEADELTPGEEESPIIEITPGEPEPLTEDKPTEIISAPEPKEIQSPVSDKVLKPEVTPGEHDALTEDKPTEVISAPEPKDIQSLVSDEVLEPEAEEPSPEKVPSPISEVTPIEPEVLTEEKPTEVISAPEPEEIESPVSAEDVSKPEADVLTPAEVPFPLSEVTPSEHEVLTEYKPTEVISAPEPKQIQSPVADEVLEPGAEEPSPDEVISPLSEGTPSVPEDLTEGKPAEVILAPEPKEIQYPVSDEVLKPEAEEPSPEHVPSPISEVTPSEPEVLIEDKPTPGIAIPEPEEIESPVSEDISKTKAEEPSPEKNMSQISEVTPGEPEALTQDKLTEVISAPEPKKIQSLVSDEVLEPVAEELSPEQVPSPISEVTPIEPEVLTEDKPTEVISAPEPKEIQTPVSDEVLDPEAEEPSPEQVPSPLSEVTPSEAKVLTEDKPTQVISAPEPKKIESPVSAEDVSKQEVDELTPAEEASPISVVTPVEPGPLTEDKPTEVISAPEPKEIQSAVSEDVSKQEADELTPVKVLSPFSEVTPSEPKVIESPVSEDIPKTEVEEPSPQLSEVTLGEPEALTKDKPTEVIIAPEPKDYQSPVLDEVLESQAEDPSPEEVLSPLPEITPCKPEVLTEDKHAEVIIAPEPKEIQSPVSDEVLKHEAEEPSPEQVPSPISEVTPVEPEALTEKKPTEVILAPESKEIQSPVSDEVLIPEVEEPPPEQVISSLSEVTPSEPESFTDDKPTEVISPHQPKKIQSPVSEDVTKPPPDTKPTDRDKLIYDTDSLEIPAVDHTEEVIIAKNDTLKCVTTVELAVEVNDVQEQPKHVAGVNIMLVSTEPKDHDSTKSHFRSSFYRNVEEFDEIHICVPYPEHYATEISLIPFINVMSEIPQRHISELVLTQTDADAPSVDHSEETRSISRTSIDLSVTSSVSPSSEKSSPIDSIPLQPSDSVTVMKSELHAPRLTVEKVVLSSCTSESDSTETESLIEPLRITHNIDHSERFVQTSRSTIYVPEKKRQTLTTYSNLLYEISPDQLPQTERSEAGLKVALEQITVHPGLQKVIGAERGESDIIVAGSGVLRTSLPKESLAHIVQCIQTSPQEHIKSDHSTRIHSSAHPKPTVQRSAQYSGEAGIFFSHHERDMELTEAYYSWGRELVIQEGSTYNTRDIVTDTEYTDVVECERSENVIVSEPKTGLIQIDETIMAESELERRKSLAFLVDKYNKSGEYSVNGQKSSDSQLDVNIEASSISVGESQTFPDHESCDKENDSKPAKEKSQKKKKKHVEQVAGSSSPAMHDDTGFDQDTIGAEESQMLTRVEHKSEKVGQKEISTFVEHRRSLGGSESQTTYITEFTNQSPVIERSVDNNVEDVLTKATNVDSRQTESGAYESTTYISEVDYKNVSAPEEYSLQAHEVSGPSLALEVEEHRSSSPSDIEISDTEHYQTDDLPTETIEDRPLSPTDYILEPEMEPEGRISADTSEQIFIEQTIQAARVSVTSLADDDRPPSPSQLTLVVDDNEILTSTDSHSDEEAVAGETETTHMPTETDI; from the exons ATGACTGAAGACAAATCAACAGAGGTTATATCAGCACCTGCGCCAACAGAGATTCAATCTCCTGTTTTCAATGAGGCATTAAAACCTGAGGCTGATGAGCTTACTCCAGCAGAGGAAGCATCTCCAATATCCATGGTCACCCCTGCTAAACTTGAAGCTTTGACCGAAGAAAAACCAACAGAGGTTATATCAGCACCTGAGCCAAAACAGATTCAATCTCCTGTCGCAGATGAGGTAATAAAACCTGAGGCAGAAGAGCCTTCACCTGAACAGGTACTATCTCCAATATCTGAGGTTACTCCTAGTGTACCTGAGGTTTTGACTGAAGGCAAACCAACAGAGGTCATATCAGCACCTGAGCCAAAAGAGATTCAATCTCCTGTGTCGGATGAGGTATTGGAATCAGAGGCTGAAGAGCCATCACCTGAAGAGGTATTATCTCCACTATCTGAGGCCACCCCCAGTGTAACTGCAGTTTTGACTGAAGGCAAACCAACAGAGGTCATATCAGCACCTGAGCCTAAAGAGATTCAATCTGCTGTCTCAAAGGATGTTTCAAAACCTGAGGCTGGTGAGCTTACCCCTGGGGAGGAAGCATTACCAATTATTGAGGTTACCTCTGGTGAACCTGAAGCTTTGACTGAAAagaaaccaacagaagtcatATCAGCACCTGATCCAAAGGAGATTCAATCTCCTGTGTCAGATGAGGTATTAGAACCTCAGGCTGAAGAGTTATCACCCGAACAGGTACCATCTCCACTCTCCGAGGTGACCCCTAGTGAACCCGAAGTTTTGATCAAAGACAAACCAACGCAGGGTATAGCAATACCTGAGCCAAAGGAGATTGAATCTCCTGTCTCAGAGGATATATCCAAAACTAAGGATGAAGAGCCTTCACCTGAAGAAAATATGTCTCAACTATCTGAGGTGACCCCTGGTGAACCTGAAGCTTTGACTCAAGATAAACTAACAGAGGTCATATCAGCACCTGAGCCAGAGGAGATTCAATTTCTTGTGTCGGATGAGGTATTGGAACCTGAGGCTGAAGAGCTATCGCCAGAACAGGTACCATCTCCAAAATCTGAGGTTACCCCTATTGAACCTGAAGTTTTGACTGAAGACAAACCAACAGAGGTCATATCAGCACCTGAGCCAGAGGAGATTGAATCCCCTGTCTCGGCAGAGGATGTTTCAAAGCCTGAGGCTGATAAGCTTACTCCTGCAGAGGGACCATCTCCATTATCTGAGGTTACCCCTAGTGAACCTGAAGATTTGAGTGAAGACAAACCAACTGAGGTTATATCAGCACCTGAGCCAAAACAGATTCAATCTTCTGTCTCAGATGAGTTATTGGAACCTGAGGCTGAAGAGCGATCACCTGAACAGGTATTATCTCCACTATCTCAGGTTACCCCTAGTGTACCTGAAGCCTTGACTGAAGACAAACCAACAGAGGTCATATCAGCACCTGCGCCaaaatggattcaatctgTTGTCTCAGAGGATGTTTTAAAACAGTTGGCTGATGAGCTTACTCCTGGGGAGGAAGCATCACCAATTACTGAGGTTACCCCTGGTGAACCTGAAGCTTTGACTGAAGAGAAACCAACAGAGGTCATATCAGCACCTGATCCAAAGGAGATTCAATCTCCTGTGTCAGATGAGGTATTAGAACCTGAGGCAGAAGAGCCTTCACCTGAAGAAGATACGTTTCAACTATCTGAGGTGACCCCTGGTGAACATGAAGCTTTgactgaagataaaccaactGAGGTCATATCAGCACCTGAGCCAAAAGAGATTCAATCTCTTGTGTCGGAAGAGGTATTGGAACCTGAGGCTGAAGAGCTATCACCAGAACAGGTACCATCTCCAATATCTGAGGTTACCCCTATTAAACCTGAAGTTTTGACTGAAGACAAACCAACAGAGGTCATATCAGCACCTGAGCCAGAGGAGATTGAATCTCCTGTCTCGGCAGAGGTTGTTTCAAAGCCTGAGGCTGATGAGCTTACTCCTGCAAAGGTATTATCTCCATTAACCGAGGTTACCCCTAGTGAACCTGAAGCTTTGACTGAAGACAAACCAACTGAGGTTATATCAGCACCTGAGCCAAAAGAGATTCAATCTCCTATATCAGAGGATATATCTGAAACTGAGGCTCATGAGCCTCCACCTGAAGAAGATATGTCTCAACTATCTGAGGTGACCCCCGGTGAACCTGAAGCTTTGACTGAAGATAATCGAACAGAGGTCATATCAACACCTGATCCAAAGGAGATTCAATCTCCTGTGTCAGATGAGGTATTAGAACCTGAGGCTGAAGAGCCATCACCCGAACAGGTACCATCTCCACTCTCTGAGTTTACCCATAGTGAACCTGAAGTTTTGATTGAAGACAAACAGACGCAGGTTATAGCAATACCTGAGCCAAAGGAGATTGAAACTCCTATCTCAGAGGATGTATCTAAAACTGAGGCTGAAGAGCCTTCACCTGAAGAAGATACTTTTCAACTATCTGAGGTGACCCCTGGTGAACATGATGCTTTgactgaagataaaccaactGAGGTCATATCAGCACCTGAGCCAAAAGAAATTCCATCTCTTGTGTCGGATGAGGTATTGGAACCTGAGGCTGAAGAGCCATCACCCGAACAGGTACCATCTCCACTCTCTGAGTTTACCCATAGTGAACCTGAAGAGGCTAAGGAGCCTTCACCTGAAGAAGATACATTTCAACTATCTGAGGTGACCCCTGGTGAACATGAAGCTTTgactgaagataaaccaactGAGGTCATATCAGCACCTGAGCCAGAGGAGATTGAATCTCCTGTCTCGGCAGAGGATGTTTCAAAGCCTGAAGCTGATGAGCTTACTCCTGCAAAGGTATTATCTCCATTATCCGAGGTTACCCGTAGTGAACCTGAAGCTCTGACTGAAGACAAACCAACTGAGGTTATATCAGCACCTGAGCCAAAAGAGATTAAATCTCCTATATCAGAGGATATATCTGAAACTGAGGCTCATGAGCCTTCACCTGAAGAAGATATGTCTCAACTATCTGAGGTGACCCCCGGTGAACCTGAAGCTTTGACTGAAGAAAATCGAACAGAGGTCATATCAGCACCTGATCCAAAGGAGATTCAATCTCCTGTGTCAGATGTGGTTTTAGAACCTGAGGCTGAAGAGCCATCACCTGAACAGGTACCATCTCCACTCTCTGTGTTTACCCATAGTGAACCTGAAGTTTTGATTGAAGACAAACAGAAGCAGGTTATAGCAATACCTGAGCCAAAGGAGATTGAAACTCCTATCTCAGAGGACGTATCTAAAACTGAGGCTGAAGAGCCTTCGCCTGAAGAAGATACTTTTCAACTATCTGAGGTGACCCCTGGTGAACATGATGCTTTgactgaagataaaccaactGAGGTCATATCAGCACCTGAGCCAAAAGAAATTCAATCTCTTGTGTCGGATGAGGTATTGGAACCTGAGGCTGAAGAGCCATCACCCGAACAGGTACCATCTCCACTCTCTGAGTTTACCCATAGTGAACCTGAAGAGGCTAAGGAGCCTTCACCTGAAGAAGATACGTTTCAACTATCTGAGGTGACCCCTGGTGAACATGATGCTTTgactgaagataaaccaactGAGGTCATATCAGCACCTGAGCCAAAAGACATTCAATCTCTTGTGTCAGATGAGGTATTGGAACCTGAGGCTGAAGAGCCATCACCAGAAAAGGTACCATCTCCAATATCTGAGGTTACCCCTATTGAACCTGAAGTTTTGACTGAAGACAAACCAACAGAGTTCATATCAGCACCTGAGCCAGAGGAGATTGAATCTCCTGTCTCGGCAGAGGATGTTTCAAAGCCTGAGGCTGATGAGCTTACTCCTGCAGAGGTACCATCTCCATTATCTGAGGTTACCCCTAGCAAACATGAAGCTTTGACTGAAGACAAACCAACTGAGGTTATATCAGCACCTGAGCCAAAACAGATTCAATCTCCTGTCGCAGATGAGGTATTGGAACCTGGGGCTGAAGAGCCATCACCTGATGAGGTATTATCTCCGCTATCTGAGGGCACCCCTAGTGTACCTGAAGATTTGACTGAAGGCAAACCAGCAGAGGTCATATTAGCACCTGAGCCTAAAGAGATTCAATCTCCTGTGTCAGATGAGGTATTAAAACCTGAGGCTGAAGAGCCATCACCTGAACAGGTACCATCTCCAATATCTGAGGTTACCCCTAGTGAACCGGAAGTTTTGATCGAAGACAAACCAACGCAGGTTATAGTAATAATACCTGAGCCAAAGGTGATTGAATCTCCTATCTCAGAGGAAATATCTGAAACTGAGGCTCATGGGCCTTCACCTGAAGAAGATAAGTCTCAACTATCTGAGGTGACCCCTGGTGAACCTGAAGCATTgactgaagataaaccaactGAGGTCATATCAGCACCTGAGCCAACAAGGATTCAATCTCCCATGTCGAATGAGGTATTAGAACCTGAGGCTGAGGAGCCATCACCTGAAGAGGTGTTATCTCCACTATCTGAGGGGACACCTAGTATACCTGAGGTTTTGACTGAAGACAAACCAACAGAGGTCATATCAGCACCTGAGCCAAAAGAGATTCAATCACTTTTGTCAGATGAGATATTACAATCTGAGGTTGAAGAGCCATCATTTGAACAGGTACCATCTCCAATATCTGAGGTTACCCCTGGTGAACCTAAAGCTTTGACTGAAGACAAACCAACTGAGGTCATATCAGCTCCTGAGCCAAAAGAGATACAATCTGCTGTCTCGGAGGATGTTTCAAAACCTGAGGCAGATGAGCTTACTCCTGGGGAGGAAGCATCACCAATTATTAAGGTTATCCCTGGTGAACCTGAAGCTTTGACTGAAGAGAAACCAACAGATTTTCTATCAGCACCTGATCCAAAGGAGATTCAATCTCCTATCTCGGAAGATTTATCTATAACTGAGGCTGATGCGCTTACTCCTGCAGAGATACCATCTCCATTATCCAAGGTTACCCCTAGAGAACCTGAAGCTTTGAGTGAAGACGAACCAACTGAGGTTTTATCAGCACCTGAGCTAAAACAGATTCAATCTCCTTTCTCAGATGAGGTATTGGAACCTGAGGCTGAGGAGCCATCACCTGAACATGTATCATCGCCAATATCTGAGGTGACGCCTAGTGAACTTGAAGTTTTGACTGAAGACAAACCAATAGCGGTCGTATCAGCACCTGAGCCAGAGGAGATTGAATCTCGTGTCTCGGCAGAGGATGTTTCAAAACAGGAGGCTGATGAGCTTACTCCTGCAAAGGTATTATCTCCATTATCCGAGGTTACCCCTAGTGAACCTGAAGCTTTGACTGAAGACGAGCCATCTGAGGTTATATCAGCTCCTGAGCCAAAACAGATTCAATCTCTTGTCTCTGATGAGGAATTAAAACCTGAGGCTGATGAGCTTACTCCTGGGGAGGAAGAATCTCCAATTATTGAGATTACCCCTGGTGAACCTGAACCTTTgactgaagataaaccaacaGAGATTATATCAGCACCTGAGCCAAAAGAGATTCAATCTCCTGTCTCAGATAAGGTATTGAAACCTGAGGTGACCCCTGGTGAACATGATGCTTTgactgaagataaaccaactGAGGTCATATCAGCACCTGAGCCAAAAGACATTCAATCTCTTGTGTCAGATGAGGTATTGGAACCTGAGGCTGAAGAGCCATCACCAGAAAAGGTACCATCTCCAATATCTGAGGTTACCCCTATTGAACCTGAAGTTTTGACTGAAGAAAAACCAACAGAGGTCATATCAGCACCTGAGCCAGAGGAGATTGAATCTCCTGTCTCGGCAGAGGATGTTTCAAAGCCTGAGGCTGATGTGCTTACTCCTGCAGAGGTACCATTTCCATTATCTGAGGTTACCCCTAGCGAACATGAAGTTTTGACTGAATACAAACCAACTGAGGTTATATCAGCACCTGAGCCAAAACAGATTCAATCTCCTGTCGCAGATGAGGTATTGGAACCTGGGGCTGAAGAGCCATCACCTGATGAGGTAATATCTCCACTATCTGAGGGTACACCTAGTGTACCTGAAGATTTGACTGAAGGCAAACCAGCAGAGGTCATATTAGCACCTGAGCCTAAAGAGATTCAATATCCTGTGTCAGATGAGGTATTAAAACCTGAGGCTGAAGAGCCATCACCTGAACATGTACCATCTCCGATATCTGAGGTGACGCCTAGTGAACCCGAAGTTTTGATCGAAGACAAACCAACGCCGGGTATAGCAATACCTGAGCCAGAGGAGATTGAATCTCCTGTCTCAGAGGATATATCCAAAACTAAGGCTGAAGAGCCTTcacctgaaaaaaatatgtCTCAAATATCTGAGGTGACCCCTGGTGAACCTGAAGCTTTGACTCAAGATAAACTAACAGAGGTCATATCAGCACCTGAGCCAAAAAAGATTCAATCTCTTGTGTCGGATGAGGTATTGGAACCTGTGGCTGAAGAGCTATCGCCAGAACAGGTACCATCTCCAATATCTGAGGTTACCCCTATTGAACCTGAAGTTTTGACTGAAGACAAACCAACAGAGGTCATATCAGCACCTGAGCCAAAAGAGATTCAAACTCCTGTGTCAGATGAGGTTTTAGATCCTGAGGCTGAAGAGCCATCACCTGAACAGGTACCATCTCCACTCTCTGAGGTTACCCCTAGTGAAGCTAAAGTTTTGACTGAAGACAAACCAACACAGGTTATATCAGCACCTGAGCCAAAAAAGATTGAATCTCCTGTGTCAGCAGAGGATGTATCAAAACAGGAAGTGGATGAGCTTACTCCTGCAGAGGAAGCATCTCCAATATCTGTGGTCACCCCTGTTGAACCTGGACCTTTGACTGAAGACAAACCAACTGAGGTTATATCAGCACCCGAGCCAAAAGAGATTCAATCGGCTGTCTCAGAGGATGTTTCAAAACAGGAGGCTGATGAGCTTACTCCTGTCAAGGTATTATCTCCATTTTCTGAGGTTACCCCTAGCGAACCAAAGGTGATTGAATCTCCTGTCTCAGAGGATATACCTAAAACTGAGGTTGAAGAGCCTTCACCTCAACTATCTGAGGTAACCCTTGGTGAACCTGAAGCTTTAACTAAAGATAAACCTACTGAGGTTATAATAGCGCCTGAGCCTAAAGATTATCAATCTCCTGTGTTGGATGAGGTATTAGAATCTCAGGCTGAAGATCCATCACCTGAAGAGGTGTTATCTCCACTACCTGAGATCACCCCTTGTAAACCTGAAGTTTTGACTGAAGACAAACATGCAGAGGTTATAATAGCACCTGAGCCAAAGGAGATTCAATCTCCTGTGTCAGATGAGGTGTTAAAACATGAAGCTGAAGAGCCATCACCTGAACAGGTACCATCTCCAATATCTGAGGTTACCCCTGTTGAACCTGAAGCTTTGACTGAAAAGAAACCAACAGAGGTTATATTAGCACCCGAGTCAAAAGAAATTCAATCTCCTGTCTCAGATGAGGTATTAATACCTGAGGTGGAAGAGCCTCCGCCTGAACAGGTAATATCCTCATTATCTGAGGTCACCCCTAGTGAGCCTGAAAGTTTCACTGACGACAAACCAACCGAGGTGATATCACCACATCAGCCAAAAAAGATTCAATCTCCTGTCTCAGAGGATGTAACAAAACCACCACCAGACACCAAACCTACTGACCGAGATAAGTTAATTTACGATACAGATTCTTTGGAGATCCCCGCTGTAGACCACACTGAAGAGGTTATCATAGCTAAAAATGATACTCTGAAATGCGTTACTACTGTGGAATTAGCTGTGGAAGTCAATGATGTCCAAGAGCAACCCAAACATGTTGCTGGAGTCAACATTATGCTTGTCAGCACTGAGCCCAAAGATCATGATTCCACAAAATCTCATTTTAGGTCATCATTTTATCGAAATGTAGaggaatttgatgaaatacacATATGTGTTCCCTACCCTGAACATTATGCAACTGAAATTTCGTTAATTCCATTTATAAATGTGATGTCTGAGATTCCTCAGAGACATATCAGTGAATTAGTTCTTACACAGACCGATGCTGATGCACCATCTGTAGATCATAGTGAGGAAACAAGAAGCATATCACGGACCAGTATTGATCTCTCTGTCACATCCTCAGTATCTCCATCCTCTGAAAAGTCTAGTCCGATTGACAGTATTCCATTACAGCCATCAGATTCAGTGACAGTTATGAAATCTGAACTCCATGCACCacgtttaacagttgaaaaggTTGTACTATCTAGTTGCACTAGTGAAAGTGACTCCACTGAAACTGAAAGCCTCATTGAGCCTCTTAGGATAACTCATAATATTGATCATTCTGAAAGATTTGTTCAAACATCACGTTCCACTATATATGTTCCAGAAAAAAAGCGACAAACTTTGACCACCTACAGCAACCTCCTCTATGAAATCTCACCCGACCAACTTCCCCAGACAGAGAGATCAGAGGCTGGACTGAAGGTAGCATTAGAACAAATAACTGTTCATCCAGGATTACAAAAAGTCATCGGAGCAGAGAGGGGAGAGTCTGATATCATAGTTGCTGGATCTGGTGTTCTGAGAACTAGTTTACCAAAAGAGTCTTTAGCTCATATTGTGCAATGTATTCAAACCTCACCACAAGAACATATAAAATCTGATCACTCTACTCGCATACACTCCTCTGCACATCCAAAACCAACGGTCCAACGTTCAGCCCAGTACTCTGGAGAAGCGGGCATATTCTTCTCTCATCATGAGCGCGATATGGAACTAACTGAGGCGTATTATTCCTGGGGTAGAGAACTTGTGATACAAGAAGGTTCAACGTATAACACTCGTGATATTGTAACCGATACGGAATATACTGATGTTGTTGAATGTGAACGTTCCGAAAATGTAATTGTGTCTGAGCCAAAAACTGGTCTCATTCAAATCGATGAAACTATTATGGCTGAGTCCGAATTAGAGCGTCGGAAATCATTGGCATTTCTTGTCGATAAATACAATAAGTCTGGTGAATACAGTGTCAATGGACAAAAAAGTTCTGATTCTCAGTTAGATGTTAATATCGAGGCCTCTTCAATATCTGTGGGTGAGAGTCAGACATTCCCAGACCATGAATCTTGTGATAAAGAAAACGATTCCAAACCTGCTAAGGAAAAGTcacagaaaaagaagaaaaaacatGTCGAGCAGGTGGCTGGATCTAGTAGTCCAG CCATGCATGATGACACGGGATTCGATCAAGATACTATCGGTGCTGAAG